A window of Ktedonobacterales bacterium genomic DNA:
TTCTAGCCGCTGCGATAGCAAGCGTCAAGTCCGAAAATCAGCCCTTATTGGGCTTGTTCTCAACCATGAGGTGTTGGTAAGCGAGGCGTGTTACTTGTAGCGCCGCCTTCCAGGCGGCCAGCGTTGAGCCGCCTGGAAGGCGGCGCTACAGGTGGCCTTGTTCCCAACCATGATATGCTATAGTGCATACAACATCTGTGGCCGCAAGCCATCGCAAATAGCAGAAGGAGAAGCGGATGCAGCCTGTCACCTTCGCGGATGTTCTACGCGCTCAGCGCCGACTTCGCCCTCATCTGGCGCCTACTCCCCTACACAGCTATCCAGCCTTGAATGCCTTCATTGGCGCCCAGGTGTACATCAACGACAACTGGACACCTATCAAATTTCGTTTTTCGCTGGGCAGCGGTGAAACACAGCATATCGTCGTTCACGAATTCTCGTGCTGGGCGTAAGGTGCCTGCTGGCCGAGGGCGAGGCGCAGGTGTTCCAGGGAGGTATTCCCCCCGGAGCAGATGACGCCCACCTTCTTGCCGGTCAGTTCGTCGCGCAAGCGATACGCACCGGCCAGGGCTGCTGCGCCCGCGCCTTCGGCCAGGGTATGTGCACGTTCAATCATCCAGACCATAGCCCGCAAAATCTCTTCCTCGCTCAACAACAGAAAATCATGCAGGTGTTCGCGCATGATGGCCTGGGGGAGTTCAAAAGGAGCGCCAGTAGCCAGGCCCTCAGCGAAGGTGCGATTGGGCGCCGTGACGGGCCGGTGCTGCTTCCACGTTTCATAGGCCGCCGGAGAGGCTTCCGATTGCACGCCGATGACTTGTATTGACGGGTTAATGGCGTGCGCGGCGATGCCAACGCCAGCCGCGCCACTGCCCCCGCCGATGGGGACGAAGATGATGTCGAGATCTGGCTGCTCTTCCAGCATTTCCAGGGCCTCGGTGCCAACGCCCGCGATGAGCAGGGGTTCGTTGCCGGAATGGATGTAGCGATAGCCATGCTCGCGGGCAAGTTCCTCGCAATGCAGCTTGGACTCGTCGAAAGTCGCACCGTGTTTGATCACCTGCGCGCCCATGCCCTCCATAGCGGCGACCTTGCCCGGATTGGCCTGCTCCGGGACAATAATGATAGACTGGACGCCGAAAAGCCGGGCAGCGAAGGCAACGGACTGCCCATGATTGCCGGTGGAGGCGGCGATCACTCCGCGCTCGCGCTCCTCTGGGGTGAGCTGGGAAATAAGGTTGATCCCGCCGCGTACCTTGAAGGCCCCTACCGGCTGGTAATTCTCGTGTTTTATAAACAGCGTGGTTCCGACTAATTTGTTGATGGCGGGGTAGCTATGAAGCGGGGTATGTGCCAGATAGGGACGGATGCGTGTTTGTGCCTTCAGAATATCCTGCAACGTCGGGAAGGACACGGGAATCACCTCGCTTTCAGTTCTCGTCGTGCAGAGTATACAGCACTGGTATAGAGTGTTATACCTTACAAGTGGGTATAGAGGTCAAGATCAAACCTGGCAGGGAGTATAGGTTAGCCGTCGGACCATCGGACACCTGTGTGCGAAATATTCTCTCTAGCGTTTGACTTGACCGTCACCGTCCGGCATTTCAGCCTCCTCTAAGGAAGTATCGCGGCGGGGATGACGAGATGGCGACGAGCAGAGGATAGCTTCCATCTGCTCAAGCAGTTCTAGGAAGTTAATTGTACCAAAGCGGTAGGCGTAGAGCAATTCGTACACGTGCCGAATGCCTTCGCCGTTACCAGTAGGTTGTTCTGGCCTCATCAGTGTTGCCTCTGCTCTATGGGATATGCAGCATCCCGCTTGGCATTGTACCTTGCAGGGTTTTGTTGAACTTATGAGCTACACAACCACCTTGGCAGGCTCGATAAATCGTACCTCTACCGTTACTGAGTGGGTGTACAAAGTTCGCTGCCGAAGACGAGCGCACCATTCAGAGAGTTTGGCTCCGATCAGTATATCTTGCTCCTCGCTTACTACCGTGCTTATTCGTGCCGACCAGTCGGTGTAGACCTGTTGATCATTGCCTCGCCATTGCCCGCGCTGCCGTGTCTCGCTGTAGCCGCCAACTATCTCCAATAACTCCAGGCAGATCGTATCTATTTCTTTCTGGAGGTTGTGGCCCTGGTTATCTTCAAGCGGGAAGACAATGACCCGCTCGAACATTGCTGCTTCCAGTTGTTGCATGGTAGCACCTTAGAAGAATAAAGGTGTGAGAACGGCGGAGAGACTGCCTTGTCAGCTCGAGGCCGTTCTTTCAGGATGAGGACGCACTCAAGAATCCAGGTATTCGTCGGCGTACGCGCCTTCGAGCATCTCGTCAGGCTCGTCCAACACCAGTGACGACCATTCCTGGCTTAAACGTATGCGCTCTTTGAGCGTTATCAGGCCGTTGGCATAAGCGTCGGCGATGGCTGCCAAGCCAGACCGCAGCAGTTCATCGTCACGGGTAGAGAGGTGCGGTTGTGGTTGCTGCATGTGGCGCCTCGTGGTAATCTGCAAGAGCGAACGTCGGGTCGTATTTGGGTAGACAGTTAAAGAAGCTTCCGGCGCAATCGGAGGCTTCTTTGTTTTTACATCGCTAACAGCACTACAGGGGTATCATCGAACGCCGTGTACCACCTCCTCTCTAGCCAGCAGCCCGGCTCAGGCGGTTTATCGAGAGTGGCGAAGTAGAAGGCGTGCCAGATAGTCTCAGGCTCGCTGGTCGATGCCAGTTCAGCCTTTGTCCAGCGGCGCATCTGCTCCAGCCGCGCTTCATCTCTGAACGTCGTAAACGCGATGGTAATTGCACCTACGCCGAACAGTTCTGCTTGCCCGCGTTTGTGCAGGAAGGTGACGTAGCGCCTGATCTTCAGCCGGAAATCCTGCTGGAACTCCGTACCCCGGTCGTGCTCAAGCGCAATCGGCATCTGCATAACGCCGCCTGGGGTGCGCGTCTGGAAGTTCAGAAAGCCGTCGGGTATCAGCGGGCGGCGGCCAAGCATATAGGGCTTGCGCTTCAGATCGTGCTCGTGGCGGTAATCATCCAGCCAGTACGCGGGATTGGCCTTACCGAGCAGCATCGCTGAGATAAGCAGGTCGTTCACCTCTAGGGTATGGCGGATAAACGGCGAGTCATCCTCTGCCTTGCTGCCCCGGTAGGCTTTGACCTCCATGCCCGCCCGGTTCAGGTATTCAGCACCTCGTGCACCCAAGGCATAGTAATACGGGCTAGAGCGCTGTTTCGTCGGCAAGGCATCAGAGACAATCAGGCCGTTACCCGTCATGGCTTTCAGTTGCTTCTTGACGTACTTGAGACTGCCCGACAAGTAATGCAGGCGCGTCAACTGGTCGGCGGTCGCCAGGTGCAACTGGGCAATGCCCAGCGGCACCTGGTCGTCACCCCGAAGCAAACGGTCATGCACTGGGGTGATAGACACACTTACACCTGCTCCCAGCGGCTGATAGGCACGCCTTCGCCATGACTGATCGGCAGCACCTCATCATGGAGTAAGGCTTGCTCGACATCCTCGCGCGGGTGGCAGTACTTCGCCCTGGTCTGCTGGCGGATGGTTTGCAGCCGGGTACCAGCCTCAGCAGGTCCGACGGGCGCAGGCGTGGCGCTGGTGTAGATAACCCCAATATCTTCGCCGGAGCGCACGAAAGCCGCGCGTTTCGGGAGATTGCTGAGCATTTGGGCAATATCCGCCGGTTTGGTCCTGGTCTCCTTGCCTATCGGTTCTTCGGCCAGTTGGTTCATGAGCGACCGCAAACAGTACAAGAAGAAGTAAAACGTCTCCTTGCCGTTTTCTGGCTCGCGGGTCCATCGCTGATCACCCTCGGCAGTCCTGACAACAAGGTGAGCCGGGAAGCGGTCCATCATTTCCGGGCCTAGCTCCCAGTCTTTCGCGCCGCGTGCGGCTGCAAAAAAGCCCTTGCCAGAATTCGCAAAACCGCGC
This region includes:
- a CDS encoding threonine/serine dehydratase, which encodes MSFPTLQDILKAQTRIRPYLAHTPLHSYPAINKLVGTTLFIKHENYQPVGAFKVRGGINLISQLTPEERERGVIAASTGNHGQSVAFAARLFGVQSIIIVPEQANPGKVAAMEGMGAQVIKHGATFDESKLHCEELAREHGYRYIHSGNEPLLIAGVGTEALEMLEEQPDLDIIFVPIGGGSGAAGVGIAAHAINPSIQVIGVQSEASPAAYETWKQHRPVTAPNRTFAEGLATGAPFELPQAIMREHLHDFLLLSEEEILRAMVWMIERAHTLAEGAGAAALAGAYRLRDELTGKKVGVICSGGNTSLEHLRLALGQQAPYAQHENS
- a CDS encoding replication-relaxation family protein, translated to MSITPVHDRLLRGDDQVPLGIAQLHLATADQLTRLHYLSGSLKYVKKQLKAMTGNGLIVSDALPTKQRSSPYYYALGARGAEYLNRAGMEVKAYRGSKAEDDSPFIRHTLEVNDLLISAMLLGKANPAYWLDDYRHEHDLKRKPYMLGRRPLIPDGFLNFQTRTPGGVMQMPIALEHDRGTEFQQDFRLKIRRYVTFLHKRGQAELFGVGAITIAFTTFRDEARLEQMRRWTKAELASTSEPETIWHAFYFATLDKPPEPGCWLERRWYTAFDDTPVVLLAM